A genomic stretch from Achromobacter spanius includes:
- a CDS encoding general secretion pathway protein, protein MAPTRLWPGMALEVISIRIDALRFRPLRADYFAYLADLIEGTQGRKSLRDIFEDDARRYGSGTVRGRLSRHWAAAYQEEGGDLGEAWRGTLPPAECQLISCVQEEGGDLAAALRDLAGAVRLAGQAWLAVVSAAAAGLVAAAVAFALLCAIPYSSVPRLLAVFQMVPPEDYGRLTRNLFRLARALDQWLLLWLVLSLGAAVLSLWSLPNLTGGLRSVLDRWLLWRLYRDFQAIRFLCLLSVLVRQRGAADTRLRRALSVQARGAPPWMHAHLQAMLEHVDAGESGPEIFATGLLDQETWWYLADMMDVLGLEAGLARVRERVELRLLTRVRRQASALRWSLLIASLATVLGITLWHYGVIDELRHALTNFYASQ, encoded by the coding sequence ATGGCACCGACACGCTTGTGGCCAGGCATGGCGCTTGAGGTCATTTCGATACGGATCGACGCACTGCGCTTCCGCCCGCTGCGTGCGGACTACTTCGCGTATCTGGCTGACCTTATCGAAGGAACGCAGGGTCGAAAGAGCCTGCGCGACATCTTCGAAGACGACGCGCGGCGCTACGGGTCGGGAACGGTGCGGGGCCGCCTGTCGCGCCATTGGGCGGCTGCGTACCAGGAAGAGGGGGGCGACCTGGGAGAAGCGTGGCGGGGCACGCTGCCGCCAGCGGAATGCCAACTGATCAGTTGCGTGCAGGAAGAGGGCGGCGACCTTGCCGCCGCGCTGCGAGACTTGGCGGGCGCCGTGCGGCTGGCGGGGCAAGCGTGGTTGGCGGTCGTATCCGCCGCGGCGGCGGGACTGGTGGCGGCTGCCGTTGCGTTCGCCTTGCTGTGCGCTATCCCGTACTCCAGCGTGCCGCGCTTGTTGGCGGTCTTTCAGATGGTGCCGCCCGAAGACTATGGCCGTTTGACGCGCAACCTCTTTCGTCTGGCGCGGGCGTTGGATCAATGGCTATTGCTGTGGCTCGTGCTGAGTCTCGGCGCAGCCGTCCTGAGCCTGTGGTCGCTGCCGAACCTCACCGGAGGCCTGCGGTCCGTGTTGGATCGCTGGCTTTTGTGGCGCTTGTATCGCGATTTCCAGGCGATCCGCTTTTTGTGCCTGCTGTCGGTGCTGGTCCGGCAGCGTGGCGCGGCCGACACCCGGCTACGCCGCGCGCTGTCTGTGCAAGCGCGAGGTGCGCCGCCTTGGATGCATGCTCATCTGCAGGCCATGTTGGAGCACGTCGACGCGGGTGAAAGCGGCCCGGAGATATTTGCTACCGGCCTGCTGGACCAAGAAACGTGGTGGTACCTGGCCGACATGATGGACGTGTTGGGCCTGGAAGCCGGCCTGGCACGCGTGCGCGAGCGGGTCGAACTGCGTCTGCTTACGCGCGTGCGCCGGCAGGCGTCCGCATTGCGCTGGTCGCTTCTGATCGCGTCGCTGGCCACGGTCTTGGGCATCACCCTTTGGCATTACGGCGTCATCGACGAATTGCGTCACGCGCTGACCAATTTCTACGCAAGTCAGTAG
- a CDS encoding type 4 pilus major pilin, producing the protein MQQVKRIQSGAVRQQGFSLMEVSIVTAIVLLIAIVGIPAIGSYVIENKVPKVGEEIQRFVASMKINAQGGGVTPYLGLDTGALANALRDSSVLAVQGSGASARVVHGLGGSGTGRNGVVEVAAAAAGGGGLGSAFVVTLTNVSQAACPALASVLQRVSDVISIGGGAGATVVKDALATPAVLYRAASAQAQCGQGEVNTFAFTAR; encoded by the coding sequence ATGCAGCAAGTAAAGCGTATTCAATCGGGCGCCGTGCGCCAGCAGGGCTTTTCCTTGATGGAGGTGTCTATCGTGACCGCCATAGTCTTGTTGATCGCAATCGTCGGTATTCCGGCAATTGGTTCGTATGTCATTGAAAACAAGGTGCCGAAGGTCGGAGAGGAGATCCAGCGGTTCGTCGCCAGCATGAAGATCAACGCCCAGGGCGGCGGCGTTACCCCGTACCTGGGACTGGACACAGGCGCCTTGGCGAATGCGTTGCGTGATTCAAGCGTGCTTGCTGTTCAGGGCAGCGGCGCGTCAGCCCGGGTCGTGCATGGCCTGGGAGGCAGCGGTACGGGGCGCAACGGCGTTGTGGAAGTGGCCGCGGCCGCAGCGGGTGGGGGAGGTCTGGGGTCCGCGTTTGTTGTTACGTTGACGAACGTCAGTCAGGCGGCTTGCCCGGCGCTGGCCTCGGTGTTGCAGCGGGTCTCGGACGTCATCTCCATTGGCGGCGGTGCAGGGGCGACGGTCGTGAAGGATGCGTTGGCGACGCCCGCTGTTCTCTACCGCGCCGCATCGGCGCAAGCGCAATGCGGGCAGGGCGAGGTCAACACTTTTGCGTTCACGGCAAGATGA
- a CDS encoding prepilin, with protein MSSTVAENAARRVAARRRQGGFSLLGLALTLALTSMIAIWASSQLVQRIEDAAARSTGVWLTQVRQATAGVLEQHFAALAKGEPLQSEAGVPLFADPYAPTVAELRASAHLPADFPERASMGFAARINVARSEACPGERCRIDALVYSANPVLKVGTHAPDLIGIAAVIDAAQGYGGAVWPEAPGQVRGAAFSFPNPLVAGAPMLSAGTVALWAGVGAQPEAAPPPVMPDLSAYVKIGDPRDPMLGGALTVASSISAGAYLSVGARAVARQPCHVAAGTMASTHEGELLTCQFGLWQRASSGFGGAYSVNYPLGCRHYTGVSTANPLTGQCSCPPGFAAVIVSAGGKWTETEGWTTGYVCVR; from the coding sequence ATGTCGTCCACCGTTGCGGAAAATGCGGCACGGCGCGTGGCTGCGCGCCGGCGGCAAGGCGGCTTTTCGTTGTTGGGGCTGGCGCTGACGCTGGCGTTGACCTCCATGATTGCCATCTGGGCGTCTAGCCAGCTTGTCCAGCGCATTGAGGACGCGGCTGCCCGTTCAACGGGGGTTTGGCTGACGCAGGTCAGGCAGGCGACCGCGGGCGTGCTGGAGCAACACTTTGCGGCGCTCGCCAAGGGCGAACCTTTGCAGAGCGAAGCGGGCGTTCCGCTGTTTGCCGACCCCTACGCCCCCACGGTTGCCGAATTGCGCGCATCGGCCCATCTTCCGGCCGATTTTCCAGAGCGCGCGTCGATGGGGTTTGCCGCACGGATCAACGTCGCCAGAAGCGAAGCCTGCCCGGGCGAGCGATGCCGGATAGACGCATTGGTCTACAGTGCCAACCCTGTGCTGAAAGTCGGAACGCATGCCCCCGACCTGATCGGCATTGCCGCCGTCATCGATGCCGCCCAGGGATATGGCGGAGCGGTGTGGCCGGAAGCGCCGGGCCAGGTCCGAGGCGCCGCCTTCAGCTTTCCCAACCCCTTGGTGGCCGGTGCGCCCATGCTGTCGGCGGGCACCGTGGCGCTTTGGGCCGGGGTCGGGGCGCAACCCGAGGCGGCCCCCCCGCCGGTCATGCCGGATTTAAGCGCCTACGTCAAAATCGGAGATCCGCGCGATCCCATGCTGGGCGGAGCGCTGACGGTCGCGTCGTCCATCAGCGCGGGGGCCTACCTCTCCGTGGGTGCGAGAGCCGTGGCCCGCCAGCCTTGCCACGTCGCAGCCGGCACGATGGCGTCTACACACGAGGGCGAACTGCTGACCTGCCAATTTGGTCTTTGGCAACGCGCCAGCAGCGGTTTTGGTGGCGCTTACAGCGTCAATTATCCGCTGGGGTGCAGGCATTACACAGGCGTTTCAACCGCAAACCCGCTTACTGGCCAGTGCTCTTGCCCACCGGGCTTTGCGGCCGTGATTGTTTCCGCAGGCGGAAAATGGACCGAAACCGAGGGGTGGACCACCGGGTATGTCTGCGTCAGGTAG
- the alaS gene encoding alanine--tRNA ligase produces the protein MKSSEIRRQFLQFFKSKGHTIVPSSSLVPGNDPTLLFTNSGMVQFKDVFTGKESRSYTRATSSQRSVRAGGKHNDLENVGYTARHHTFFEMLGNFSFGDYFKRDAIQYAWELLTQVYKLPAEKLWVTVYQEDDEAYDIWAKEVGVPPERIVRIGDNKGARYASDNFWQMADTGPCGPCSEIFFDHGPEIWGGPPGSPEEDGDRFIEIWNLVFMQFERDAEGNMPRLPRPCVDTGMGLERIAAVLQGVHSNYEIDLFQKLIHAAARETGVKDLENNSLKVIADHIRACSFLIVDGVIPSNEGRGYVLRRIVRRALRHGYKLGQTKPFFHRLVPDLVAEMGEAYPELASMADRVGQVLKQEEERFGETLEHGMRILDTALANVPKGGVLDGTTLFTLYDTYGFPVDLTADICREREVEVDMAGFEVSMERQRDQARAAGKFKMAEGLSYEGADTRFEGYEKLELDNVKVTALYVDGTQVQEVTAGQSAVVVLDATPFYAESGGQVGDTGLLEADGVRFAVADTLKIQGGVFGHHGVLESGSLSVGTTLLARVDAVRRARTVRNHSATHLMHKALRQVLGAHVQQRGSLVDADKTRFDFAQDAPLTAEQIARVEAIVNAEVLANQPTVAQVMAYDDAVKGGAMALFGEKYGDTVRVLDIGFSRELCGGTHVSRTGDIGLFKIVSEGGVAAGVRRIEAITGDNALAWVQNQNALLTQIAGMLRSTPADVPARIAQAQDQIKALEKELEQSRNKLAASAGNDLATSAAVDVKGIKVLAASIGDVDPKALRGMVDNLKDRLKPAVVLLATGSADGKISVVGGVTADLTDRIKAGDLVGFVASQVGGKGGGRPDMAMGGGTDLAALPAAIAGVQKWVDERL, from the coding sequence ATGAAATCCTCCGAGATTCGCCGCCAGTTTCTGCAATTCTTCAAGTCGAAGGGACACACCATTGTTCCGTCGTCCTCGCTCGTTCCCGGCAACGATCCGACCCTGCTTTTCACCAATTCGGGCATGGTCCAGTTCAAGGACGTGTTCACGGGCAAGGAATCGCGGTCGTACACGCGCGCCACGTCGTCGCAGCGCAGCGTGCGCGCGGGTGGCAAGCACAACGACCTGGAGAACGTGGGCTATACCGCCCGCCACCATACGTTCTTCGAAATGCTGGGTAACTTCAGCTTTGGCGACTACTTCAAGCGCGATGCCATCCAGTACGCCTGGGAACTGCTGACGCAGGTCTACAAGCTGCCGGCCGAGAAGCTCTGGGTCACCGTCTACCAGGAAGACGACGAAGCCTACGATATCTGGGCCAAGGAAGTGGGCGTGCCCCCCGAGCGCATCGTCCGCATCGGCGACAACAAGGGCGCGCGCTACGCCTCCGACAACTTCTGGCAGATGGCCGACACCGGCCCCTGCGGCCCGTGTTCGGAAATCTTCTTCGACCACGGCCCAGAGATCTGGGGCGGCCCTCCGGGATCGCCCGAAGAAGACGGCGACCGCTTCATCGAGATCTGGAACCTGGTCTTCATGCAGTTCGAGCGCGACGCCGAAGGCAACATGCCGCGTCTGCCGCGCCCCTGTGTCGATACCGGCATGGGGCTGGAACGCATCGCGGCTGTTTTGCAAGGCGTGCATTCCAACTACGAAATCGATCTGTTCCAGAAGCTGATCCACGCGGCCGCCCGCGAAACGGGCGTCAAGGACCTGGAAAACAATTCGCTCAAGGTCATCGCGGACCACATCCGCGCCTGCTCGTTCCTGATTGTCGACGGGGTCATTCCCAGCAACGAAGGCCGGGGCTATGTGCTGCGCCGCATCGTGCGCCGCGCGCTGCGCCATGGCTACAAGCTGGGCCAGACCAAGCCGTTCTTCCACCGCCTGGTGCCGGATCTGGTTGCCGAAATGGGCGAGGCCTACCCGGAACTGGCGTCCATGGCCGACCGTGTTGGTCAGGTGCTCAAGCAGGAAGAAGAGCGTTTCGGTGAAACGCTTGAGCACGGCATGCGCATCCTGGACACGGCCTTGGCCAATGTGCCCAAGGGCGGCGTGCTGGACGGCACGACCCTTTTCACCCTGTATGACACCTACGGGTTCCCGGTTGACCTGACCGCCGACATCTGCCGCGAACGCGAAGTGGAAGTCGATATGGCGGGCTTCGAGGTGTCGATGGAGCGGCAACGTGATCAAGCCCGCGCCGCCGGCAAGTTCAAGATGGCCGAGGGCCTGAGCTACGAAGGCGCCGATACGCGCTTCGAAGGTTACGAAAAGCTGGAGCTCGACAACGTCAAGGTCACGGCCCTGTATGTGGATGGTACGCAGGTACAGGAAGTGACGGCCGGCCAAAGCGCCGTCGTCGTGCTGGATGCCACCCCGTTCTACGCGGAGTCGGGCGGCCAGGTCGGCGACACTGGTCTGCTGGAAGCGGACGGCGTGCGATTCGCCGTTGCCGACACCCTCAAGATCCAGGGCGGCGTTTTCGGTCACCATGGCGTGCTGGAATCCGGTTCGCTGTCGGTCGGCACCACGCTGCTGGCCCGTGTGGATGCGGTGCGTCGCGCGCGTACGGTGCGCAACCACTCGGCTACCCACCTGATGCACAAGGCCTTGCGCCAGGTCTTGGGCGCGCACGTGCAGCAGCGCGGCTCGCTGGTCGATGCCGACAAGACTCGCTTCGACTTCGCGCAGGATGCACCGCTGACCGCCGAGCAGATCGCGCGCGTCGAGGCGATCGTCAACGCCGAAGTGCTGGCCAATCAGCCCACCGTGGCCCAGGTCATGGCTTATGACGACGCCGTCAAGGGCGGCGCCATGGCGCTGTTTGGCGAGAAGTACGGCGACACGGTGCGGGTCCTGGATATCGGCTTTTCGCGCGAACTCTGCGGCGGCACGCACGTGAGCCGCACGGGCGACATCGGCCTGTTCAAGATCGTGTCCGAAGGTGGTGTCGCCGCGGGCGTGCGCCGTATCGAAGCCATCACCGGCGACAACGCGCTTGCCTGGGTGCAGAACCAGAACGCCTTGCTGACTCAAATCGCCGGCATGCTGCGCAGCACGCCGGCCGATGTTCCGGCGCGTATCGCGCAGGCGCAGGACCAGATCAAGGCGCTTGAGAAAGAGCTGGAACAGTCACGCAACAAGCTGGCTGCCAGCGCGGGCAACGATCTGGCCACCAGCGCCGCTGTCGATGTGAAGGGCATCAAGGTCCTGGCCGCAAGTATTGGCGACGTCGATCCCAAGGCGCTGCGCGGTATGGTCGACAACCTGAAAGACCGTTTGAAGCCGGCTGTCGTGTTGCTGGCCACCGGCTCGGCCGATGGCAAGATCAGCGTGGTGGGCGGCGTCACCGCCGACCTGACCGACCGCATCAAGGCGGGCGACCTGGTGGGCTTCGTGGCCAGCCAGGTGGGCGGCAAGGGGGGCGGTCGTCCCGATATGGCCATGGGCGGCGGCACGGACCTGGCTGCCTTGCCGGCGGCCATTGCCGGCGTGCAGAAGTGGGTTGACGAGCGTCTCTGA
- a CDS encoding sulfurtransferase TusA family protein codes for MNGVQTGGDVGAQAPAFQHEVDASGLTCPLPILRAKKALAQMASGEVLRVVTTDRNAIRDFQAFARQTGNVLVAQDEIEGRGVHYLRRR; via the coding sequence ATGAACGGCGTGCAAACCGGGGGCGATGTCGGCGCGCAAGCGCCTGCTTTCCAGCACGAAGTCGATGCCAGTGGCCTGACGTGCCCGCTGCCGATCTTGCGCGCCAAGAAGGCCTTGGCGCAAATGGCTAGCGGCGAGGTGTTGCGTGTCGTCACGACGGATCGCAATGCAATCCGCGACTTTCAGGCTTTTGCCCGCCAGACCGGGAACGTGCTGGTGGCGCAGGACGAGATCGAAGGCCGCGGCGTGCACTACCTGCGCAGGCGCTAG
- the rpsP gene encoding 30S ribosomal protein S16: MVVIRLARGGSKKRPFYNLVATDSRNRRDGRFIERVGFYNPVASEGTENLRIALDRVQYWTGTGAQLSPAVERLVKDYSAKVSAAA; this comes from the coding sequence ATGGTGGTGATTCGCCTGGCCCGCGGTGGGTCCAAGAAGCGTCCGTTTTACAACCTGGTGGCCACCGATTCGCGTAACCGTCGCGACGGCCGCTTTATCGAGCGCGTGGGTTTCTACAACCCCGTCGCTAGCGAAGGCACGGAAAACCTGCGCATTGCGCTGGATCGCGTGCAGTACTGGACTGGCACCGGCGCCCAACTGTCGCCCGCCGTCGAACGTCTGGTCAAGGACTACTCGGCCAAGGTTTCCGCCGCGGCTTAA
- the rimM gene encoding ribosome maturation factor RimM (Essential for efficient processing of 16S rRNA), whose product MSDAATSNAAPTDLIELGRITAAYGVKGWVKVQPHSANAEVLLSASQWWLTRPVPELARGAVASAPVAIKVLQARSQGATVVAQLAGIADRDQAEALRGHSVQAPRGSFPAPEEDEYYWVDLIGCALYTSANGEPALIGVVDEVLDNGAHAVLKVLCQKVGAEGPEPILNAKGRPAEMLVPFVRAHIHAVDLAARRIDSDWPADL is encoded by the coding sequence ATGTCTGATGCCGCAACCTCTAACGCGGCGCCTACGGATTTGATCGAGCTGGGCCGCATCACTGCAGCCTACGGTGTGAAAGGCTGGGTTAAGGTGCAGCCTCATTCGGCCAATGCCGAAGTGCTGCTCTCAGCATCTCAATGGTGGTTGACTCGCCCTGTGCCTGAATTGGCGCGGGGCGCTGTCGCGTCTGCGCCTGTCGCAATCAAGGTGTTGCAAGCTCGCTCGCAGGGCGCCACGGTGGTGGCCCAACTGGCGGGTATTGCGGACCGCGATCAGGCTGAAGCCTTGCGCGGACATTCCGTGCAGGCACCGCGCGGATCTTTTCCCGCGCCGGAAGAAGACGAATACTACTGGGTCGACCTCATCGGCTGCGCGTTGTACACCAGCGCCAACGGTGAGCCCGCGCTGATAGGCGTGGTGGACGAAGTCCTTGATAACGGCGCTCATGCCGTCTTGAAGGTCTTGTGCCAGAAAGTTGGAGCCGAAGGGCCCGAACCCATTCTGAACGCCAAGGGCCGACCCGCCGAAATGCTTGTTCCGTTCGTACGCGCGCATATTCACGCCGTCGATCTGGCCGCTCGCCGCATTGACAGCGACTGGCCGGCGGATCTTTGA